From Saccopteryx leptura isolate mSacLep1 chromosome 3, mSacLep1_pri_phased_curated, whole genome shotgun sequence, one genomic window encodes:
- the LOC136398624 gene encoding microtubule-actin cross-linking factor 1, isoforms 6/7-like isoform X2, producing the protein MVFFWEDIKARAEEREIKFLDVLELAEKFWYDMAALLTTIKDTQDIVHDLESAGIDPSIIKQQVEAAESIEEEAEGLHEELEFIRILGADLIFACGETEKPEVKKNIDEMNNAWENLNKTWKERLDKLEGAMQAAVQDQDTLQAMFDWLDSTVIKLCTMPPVGTDLNTVKDQLNEMKEFKVEVYQQQIEMEKLNLQVN; encoded by the exons ATGGTATTCTTCTGGGAGGACATCAAAGCTCGGGCTGAAGAGCGAGAAATTAAGTTTCTTGATGTCCTTGAACTAGCAGAAAAGTTCTGGTATGACATGGCAGCTCTCCTTACCACCATCAAAGACACCCAGGACATTGTCCATGACTTGGAAAGCGCAGGCATTGACCCATCTATCATCAAACAGCAGGTTGAAGCTGCTGAG AGTATTGAAGAAGAGGCAGAAGGCCTGCATGAGGAGTTGGAGTTTATTCGAATCCTGGGAGCAGATTTGATTTTTGCCTGTGGAGAGACGGAGAAACCGGAAGTGAAGAAGAACATCGATGAG ATGAATAACGCCTGGGAGAACTTAAACAAAACGTGGAAAGAGAGGCTAGACAAGCTTGAGGGCGCCATGCAGGCTGCGGTGCAAGACCAGGACACGCTTCAG GCTATGTTTGACTGGCTGGATAGCACTGTGATTAAACTCTGCACCATGCCCCCTGTCGGCACTGACCTCAACACTGTTAAAGATCAGTTAAACGAAATGAAG GAGTTCAAAGTGGAAGTTTACCAGCAGCAAATAGAGATGGAGAAGCTCAATCTCCAGGTGAACTGA
- the LOC136398624 gene encoding microtubule-actin cross-linking factor 1, isoforms 6/7-like isoform X1 produces MDAATQRSQQCEQAADAELAWVAETKRKLMALGPIRLEQDQTTAQLQVQKEKTESLIQQYEAISLLNSERSALLERAQALVNQFWETYEELSPWIEESRALIAQLPPPAIDHEQLRLQQEEMRQLRESIAEHKPHLDKLLMMGPQLKELNPEEGEMVEEKDQKAESTYAQIKEEVRQRPWRWTRLFPGRLSSMIKSSPCWRLWRIFPLAYVCQH; encoded by the exons ATGGATGCTGCTACTCAGAGATCACAACAG TGTGAGCAAGCTGCTGATGCAGAACTAGCTTGGGTTGCGGAAACAAAACGGAAGCTGATGGCCCTGGGTCCGATTCGCCTGGAACAGGACCAGACCACAGCTCAGCTGCAGGTACAGAAG GAAAAGACGGAGTCTCTAATACAGCAATATGAAGCCATTAGTCTGCTCAATTCAGAGCGCTCTGCCCTCCTAGAGCGAGCACAGGCCTTGGTGAACCAGTTTTGGGAAACTTACGAGGAGCTTAGCCCCTGGATTGAGGAAAGTCGGGCACTAATAGCACAGTTACCTCCACCAGCTATTGATCATGAGCAGCTCAGGCTGCAGCAAGAGGAAATGAGG CAACTAAGAGAATCCATTGCTGAACACAAACCTCATCTTGATAAACTGCTAATGATGGGACCTCAGCTAAAGGAGTTAAACCCTGAAGAGGGTGAGATGGTGGAAGAAAAAGACCAGAAGGCAGAAAGCACGTATGCCCAAATTAAAGAGGAGGTGCGCCAGCGGCCCTGGCGCTGGACGAGGCTGTTTCCTGGTCGGCTCAG TTCCATGATAAAATCGAGCCCATGTTGGAGACTCTGGAGAATCTTTCCTCTCGCCTACGTATGTCAGCACTGA